The following proteins come from a genomic window of Magnetococcales bacterium:
- a CDS encoding chemotaxis protein CheX, with protein sequence MHDQLAQAIREAVHEFFLAFLSLEVQPGPTFRKPAFEFYTPPQADVTGVVRLSGALNGGVHLSAPMHVALAMSSSFAGEPIENMTDEAKDAFGELTNLVAGGLQSRLADTLGEITLTPPLVVFGDQYIMPVKVNFSSVKTYFRIDDGPFFVECFFI encoded by the coding sequence GTGCATGACCAACTGGCCCAGGCCATCCGGGAGGCCGTCCATGAGTTTTTCCTGGCCTTCCTCTCCCTGGAAGTCCAACCGGGACCGACATTTCGCAAACCGGCTTTTGAGTTTTATACGCCACCGCAGGCCGATGTCACCGGTGTTGTGCGTCTCAGTGGTGCCTTGAACGGGGGAGTTCATCTCTCCGCCCCCATGCATGTGGCCCTGGCCATGAGCAGCTCTTTTGCCGGCGAACCCATCGAAAACATGACCGACGAGGCCAAGGATGCCTTCGGCGAATTGACCAATCTGGTGGCCGGAGGTCTCCAATCCCGCCTCGCCGATACCCTGGGAGAAATCACCCTGACACCACCCCTGGTGGTCTTCGGTGATCAATATATCATGCCCGTCAAGGTCAATTTTTCCTCCGTAAAAACCTATTTTCGCATCGATGACGGACCCTTTTTTGTCGAGTGTTTTTTCATTTGA
- a CDS encoding EscU/YscU/HrcU family type III secretion system export apparatus switch protein, which translates to MKQAVALRYQKSQDPAPRVTASGKGRIAEVIMERAREAGVPLMEDPDLVGLLGKVNLGEAVPRELYKAVAEVLAYVYRINKSLHAK; encoded by the coding sequence ATGAAACAGGCCGTGGCTCTGCGTTATCAGAAGAGTCAGGATCCGGCACCGCGTGTCACGGCTTCCGGCAAGGGACGCATCGCTGAAGTGATCATGGAACGGGCCAGGGAGGCCGGGGTTCCCCTCATGGAAGATCCTGATCTGGTTGGATTGTTGGGCAAGGTCAATCTGGGCGAGGCCGTGCCCAGAGAGCTGTACAAGGCCGTTGCCGAAGTTCTGGCCTATGTTTATCGGATCAATAAAAGCCTGCATGCCAAATAG